From one Solea solea chromosome 15, fSolSol10.1, whole genome shotgun sequence genomic stretch:
- the LOC131473915 gene encoding zinc finger protein 239-like produces MMKQERLRENRRPLADCSTDVQHLLRIKEELHTEMMTRPDQEEPENPYIKEEQEDLWTNQEEEQLHDTEEADDVKFSLTVVQVKTEDDSESPHIKEEQEDLWTNQEVHGNKDSLSIVHVKTEDDEDEPQSSQLHRSQPEDSREAEPPDTDGDDHLHSDKEDNKTSNSCETEDSEDDGLEETRAPDQRQPHRHKQSVSTGEKPFVCDVCGKRFTKNSDVKRHMMVHTEEKPYSCDMCGKRFKEKSTLKRHMVVHSGEKPCSCDVCGERFTQKSILKRHMMVHTGEKPCRCDVCGKRFTISCNLKSHMRLHTGEKPFHCDACGKKFTHKHSLNIHMRIHKGEKPRVCDVCGERFTKTCNRKQHMKIHHVSLTA; encoded by the exons ATGATGAAGCAGGAGCGGCTGCGTGAAAACAGACGCCCTCTAGCGGACTGTTCTACAG ACGTGCAACATCTGCTGCGGATCAAAGAAGAGCTTCACACTGAGATGATGACCCGTCCAGATCAGGAGGAGCCAGAGAATCCTTACATCAAAGAGGAACAGGAAGATCTCTGGACCAAtcaggaggaagagcagcttCATGACACGGAGGAGGCTGATGATGTAAAGTTCTCACTCACCGTTGTTCAAGTGAAAACTGAAGATGACTCAGAGAGTCCTCACATCAAAGAGGAACAGGAAGATCTCTGGACCAATCAGGAGGTCCATGGCAACAAGGACTCGCTCTCTATCGTCCACGTGAAGACGGAAGACGATGAGGACGAACCTCAGTCCTCACAGCTTCATCGAAGTCAACCTGAGGACAGCAGAGAGGCGGAGCCTCCAGACACTGATGGAGATGATCATCTTCACTCCGATAAAGAAGACAACAAGACTTCAAACTCGTGTGAGACTGAAGACAGTGAGGACGATGGTTTGGAGGAGACCAGAGCTCCTGACCAACGTCAgcctcacagacacaaacagagcgTTTCtacaggagagaaaccgtttGTCTGCGACGTCTGTGGAAAAAGATTCACAAAGAACAGTGACGTCAAGAGACACATGATGGTCCACACAGAAGAGAAACCCTACAGTTGTGATATGTGTGGGAAAAGATTTAAAGAGAAGTCCACTCTGAAGAGACACATGGTGGTCCACAGCGGAGAGAAACCGTGcagctgtgatgtttgtgggGAAAGATTTACACAGAAGTCTATTCTTAAAAGACACATGATGGTCCACACGGGAGAGAAACCGTGTCGCTGTGACGTCTGTGGGAAAAGATTCACAATCAGTTGTAACCTGAAGAGCCACATGAGGCTCCACACGGGAGAGAAACCGTTTCACTGTGACGCCTGTGGGAAGAAATTCACTCACAAACATTCTCTCAACATCCACATGAGAATTCACAAAGGAGAGAAACCGCGTGTTTGTGACGTCTGTGGGGAAAGATTCACAAAGACGTGTAACCGTAAACAGCACATGAAAATTCACCATGTTTCGTTAACCGCCTAG